In the Desulfomonile tiedjei genome, one interval contains:
- a CDS encoding transposase, producing the protein EEEFKKELEQYIYYYNNLRPHQALGGKTPLEFLESCPRIT; encoded by the coding sequence GAAGAAGAGTTCAAAAAGGAACTCGAACAGTACATCTACTACTACAACAACCTAAGACCGCATCAAGCCCTAGGGGGGAAAACTCCCCTAGAATTCCTCGAGTCTTGTCCACGAATTACTTGA